The following are encoded together in the Erpetoichthys calabaricus chromosome 16, fErpCal1.3, whole genome shotgun sequence genome:
- the LOC114666708 gene encoding protein Z-dependent protease inhibitor-like, which yields MELQEGFVNDTKEYFGAEVLKVNFSESQNAKAEINQYVSKMTQGRIEALLDSVDPQTKLMMLNSIFFKGKWKQPFNASDTEESRFYVNKYKVVRVPMMYKSDRFQMAYDSTLKLIILKLPYRGNAAMLVLLPEKDVDHDSIDEEISAKHLTGWLKKLKSIKLEVFLPRFKLEQSYKMHKILPRLGITDMFTELADLSHIADNRHLKVSEVIHKSSLEVDERGTEAASATATGITGYSLPPTFKVDRPFLFLIYHEITNCLLFMGRVVDPTEK from the exons ATGGAACTTCAGGAGGGCTTTGTCAACGATACCAAGGAGTATTTTGGTGCAGAAGTCCTGAAGGTCAATTTTTCAGAGTCTCAGAATGCCAAAGCTGAGATCAACCAGTACGTATCCAAAATGACCCAAGGGCGGATCGAGGCACTTCTGGACAGCGTTGACCCACAGACCAAGCTAATGATGTTGAATTCCATTTTCTTTAAAG GTAAATGGAAGCAGCCGTTCAATGCCAGCGACACAGAGGAAAGCCGATTCTACGTGAACAAATACAAAGTGGTGAGAGTGCCCATGATGTACAAGAGTGACCGATTCCAGATGGCCTATGACTCCACCCTGAAGCTGATCATTCTCAAGTTGCCCTACAGAGGAAATGCAGCCATGTTAGTTCTGCTTCCAGAGAAGGATGTGGACCATGACTCCATCGATGAGGAGATCTCAGCTAAACACCTCACAGGATGGCTGAAGAAACTCAAATCAAT AAAACTGGAGGTCTTCCTCCCTCGGTTCAAGCTGGAGCAGTCctacaaaatgcacaaaattctGCCCCGCCTCGGGATTACGGACATGTTCACCGAATTGGCCGACCTGTCCCATATTGCCGACAACAGGCACCTGAAAGTGTCCGAG GTTATCCACAAATCATCCCTGGAGGTAGACGAGAGAGGGACAGAGGCGGCCAGCGCCACGGCCACCGGCATCACTGGATACTCCCTGCCCCCCACCTTCAAGGTGGACCGGCCTTTCCTCTTCTTGATTTACCATGAAATCACCAACTGCTTGCTGTTTATGGGCCGAGTCGTCGACCCCACGGAGAAGTGA